The Lactobacillus acidophilus DNA segment TTTTTGCATTGATTGGATAAACTTAACTGGGTTTGGTGCCTTTGGATCAATCTTAACTGTTGGGAAAGTATATGGATCAACAAAACTTTCACTCAAGTTATAAACAATGGTTTGATCCTTTAAAGTATTCTTTCTAGTCTTGTTAATTTGATCAGCAAGCTTACTATACTTTTGATCTAGATGCTTGATTGTAGATTCTGAATAGTTAGATGGCTTATTCATAATCTGTAAATCAAAGTAGTTCAAGAAATTCAAAAGCGGACCATTGATCTGAATATCACGTTCAGGGTTTCTAAATGATTGCTTATTATCAAAACCACGGTTAATGTGGTAAATCATACCACCATCATGGTTAAAGCGAATCGGAGTCATGAATAAGAGCAAACTGAGTAATGCCCAAATTCCACGACGCTTCCATGAACCTTTCTTCTTAATTGGAAACTTAATTTCAAGAAAGACTGTCAAAGCAATAACAATTACTAATGCAATGGCAATCATAATGATCTTTTGTTGTCCAACCATTGGAAGCAAAGTCTTCCAGTTAACAATTTCATCAATTTCAGTTGGGTAAATTGGTTCACCACGAAGATCAAGTTTGATCTTGTTGGCAATAGCCCAACCAATTGCAATTACACTGACCAGAATTGTTGAAGTCCAGTAGCGTGTTGTAATGAAATAGAAAATTGCAAACATTGCATCAAGGAAGATCGCTGTCAAAATAATGGCAAAGAATCTAGTCCCAAGCAAGAAGATAACTGCATTAATATCAGTTGCTGTAGTAATTTGAATACGTAAATTGTCTGATTCAATCAAGAATGAGGCAAAACTCAAAATGTAGAACCAGCCCCAAGTAAGAAGTCTTACTCTGTTTTCAACAACCCAGGCAGTGAACTTAGCCCAGCTATCTTCCACAATCTCTGCAAGGTTATTATGCTTATCAAAGAAAGCAATTGTCCTTTTAATTGGCTTTATCTTAAACAAATACCGTTCATATAAATAATTCAAGATAAAGGCAACAACCATCATAATGATGATCATCAAAAACTTATTCAAACCAGCACTATTGGTAAAGCGGAATGACTTTACAAAACCGCCAATAACCGGTGCCTCCATAAATATAACTACTGGGATGAAGAAGCGCATTTCTTTAGCACTAAAGCTAACAATGACTTTTCTAAAAATTAAAAATGCAGCGAGAACCATTAAGAATAAAAATGGTGATGTAACGTTGCTTAAAAATCTTGGATTCCAAGAATAAACGCCACTTCTACCTGATAAACGTTGGTACCAATATACCCCGTTAAAACCAGGAACCCCGATAAACATTACAAAGAATGATACAATCCCAGCTGCAATTGACCAACTAAAGACCTTTTTAGGAATTTTAACATTGGCTAAAAACATACCCCATGCAAAATACAAAATAAGGTATACCCCATAAATGGAGTAGTTGAAGATCATCGTACCAGCGTTTGTAGCAAATCCAATTAAAGTTAATGCACTAAGCAATAACAAGTTCTGCTTGGTCGTTATGCGGTATTGTAACTCATACAAGTATGGCTGAGCCAGCATACTGAAAATTAAACCAGCTAGTAATACTGATGTACTAGTTAATACTGGGAAAAATACTCCCCAGAGCTTCCACATATTAAAGCCACCTGGCACCTTAAAGAAGTAAGCCAAGTATAAAAGCACTAGCGTAACTACCGCCATAATCCAGAAGCGGAAGGCTTCAGTTGGATGAACCTTCTTCTTGCTGTATACGGCACCAAAAACCATTGGAACAAGCACCATC contains these protein-coding regions:
- a CDS encoding LTA synthase family protein translates to MSEIKKKKSLNVAQIICLVLAAFFMLVQMFSWGKTFGRLPLSTLMRYIPGLLGRSTMVLVPMVFGAVYSKKKVHPTEAFRFWIMAVVTLVLLYLAYFFKVPGGFNMWKLWGVFFPVLTSTSVLLAGLIFSMLAQPYLYELQYRITTKQNLLLLSALTLIGFATNAGTMIFNYSIYGVYLILYFAWGMFLANVKIPKKVFSWSIAAGIVSFFVMFIGVPGFNGVYWYQRLSGRSGVYSWNPRFLSNVTSPFLFLMVLAAFLIFRKVIVSFSAKEMRFFIPVVIFMEAPVIGGFVKSFRFTNSAGLNKFLMIIIMMVVAFILNYLYERYLFKIKPIKRTIAFFDKHNNLAEIVEDSWAKFTAWVVENRVRLLTWGWFYILSFASFLIESDNLRIQITTATDINAVIFLLGTRFFAIILTAIFLDAMFAIFYFITTRYWTSTILVSVIAIGWAIANKIKLDLRGEPIYPTEIDEIVNWKTLLPMVGQQKIIMIAIALVIVIALTVFLEIKFPIKKKGSWKRRGIWALLSLLLFMTPIRFNHDGGMIYHINRGFDNKQSFRNPERDIQINGPLLNFLNYFDLQIMNKPSNYSESTIKHLDQKYSKLADQINKTRKNTLKDQTIVYNLSESFVDPYTFPTVKIDPKAPNPVKFIQSMQKRATYGSMLSAGYGGGTANMEWETLTGFNMGMFKSTLTPYVQIVPNYDFYPTIGMDFSYKSAVHPFIGTYYSRVEDYKRFKFNKFVYLGSKYKIIDQKKLGKSTYNSDFTTYANGLKQINSMKGGQFINLISIQNHMPYNNWYPNNEYMGKISGELFNTAAVREQMATYVKGTQYTDKAVKKFIGQIDKIKKPITVVFYGDHYPSILSQNYTAKYPVQMHSTRYFIYSNKYAREHGAKSKLTDNTNYVNTSDFTAMMLEQTNSKVTPYQALLTEVHKKLPAITINFNGDKGFQLVDQKGHFVDPKKLTSEQQALLNDYEMVQYDMTAGQAYGLKAKGFYKLNN